TATGATGATCAGAAACTAGTCGAATGCTGCGGTGGGGGTTGGGCGGATGTGAGTGAGGGGTGTAATGTGAGCGGATGAGGCCTGTCTGAGGCGGGCGGTGTGGCGGGCGGGCGGCCTGCGCGCGCTCCTCGTTTTAGCGCCTTTCTGCCAGACTTGGCGCGTGACTTCACCAACGGCTTCACCTTCTCGACTGCAGGGCGAGACTGAAGTGTGAAGCTTAGTCGTGTCGAAAAACACACATGAAGACACCATGtcggtcgggttcaatgcccgaactgataatcacgtcatcagtttttcattggctaatcagacacagggtacgccaccactcttgccggagcagttgggggttcggtgccttgctcaagggcacttaagccagtcctgctggttcagggcatcgaaccagcaaccttttgctgcatcctaaagctgtttctctaaccattattaggccatggcttcccccaaaaaCTAGTGTCTACACCGCGGCAGGATGGAGTGTCTCACTCTGAACATGTCCTTACTCTAGAACCACAGCACTGGATTAAAGTTTGGGTGCATGGTGTGAAAAGGACGTTGCGGCTGCTCCATGTGTCATCACTCAGCCTCGTCCTTTTCCTTCAGGAGATTAATCAAACCTGGACTTAAACATAATCAGAACTAATGTATTCTGACACAAGCATCCCGggctcttttgtgtgtgtgtgtgtgtgctctgtgcTTGTGTTCTGGTAAGGACACGCCCCCTtcttctcctccctccctccctccctccctccctcccttcgtCCTTGCTCCGGGCTGCGATACACGACACTccgtgagccaatcagagcgcgagcgCTTTTAAAGGGCCGTTAAGAGCGCACGCGTTACCGTTTTAAAGTCTGACTTCTTACATTATTGTGGACCGTGACAGTCTTGAGGTGGATCTAATTTCTTTCCAAGAAGAATGGAGTGACTCAGTTTGAGGCATCCTGACTCCGGCTTTGCTGCTCCTGAGTTGAGTGAATGCACTTGTTGCGCCTCCTCCGCCTCCATCTAACGGACCTGAACTCATCCCTTTACAGAAGGGGCTTCGCAACAGGTTCACACTTTCCCTATCTCCGAGGTAAATAAACCGAATTTTaactctttttttaaaaatagaatgcTATAGGCTTACGTCATCATTAGGCTGTaaattttgaatgaatgaatgaattaaaatcCAAATTGAGTTCTTTTTGCAGGCTGAGATGTAATgtgcatatttttattttttagggcTGTTGATTAAAGACAAGGTGATCCACGATGCCAGTGTTGACGAGTCCAGAGATCGCCAAGAAGTTCAAAGAGAAATGGATGCTGCTGCATCCGGAGGATCAAGAGGACGCGGGCGGCGCGGTGAGCTTTGATGACAGTCTCACGAGCCTCCACTGGCTGCAGAACTTCTCCATCATGAGCGCGGCTCCGGACAGAGCGCCCGGTTTCGGCTGGCGACCGCAGCAGCTCGTGCACCCGCCGGGCGGCACTGAGTCTCCGTCCAGCCCTCCAGCCGGTGACACGGCCGCCTCGGGCACCGCACACACTCCCGGAAACCCCGCCGCTTCCTGCAGCAAGCTGGCCGCAGCGAGCGCGAGCGCCTGCACACCAGTATACGGGCACAGCGGAGCCCAGTCGCACGAAGAGGTCGATTATAAAACCAACCCGCATGTGAAACCGCCATACTCATACGCCACActcatctgcatggccatgcaagCGAGCAAGAAGACCAAAATCACCCTGTCCGCCATCTACAGCTGGATCACCGACAACTTCTGCTACTACAGACATGCAGAGCCCAGCTGGCAGGTAAAGACcacagtgtgctgcttttacaaacTTGAGAAGCTCTTTACAAACAACAAGTGTTTTTTTGTTCAAGGAATAACAGACAAATGCCTTTATTTCCTATTAATGGAATAAATATTatatgaggggaaaaaaacagactattttctgatttttcatttccagTCTGCACTAGCataaataatattatttatattgTTTTACTTCCATcatatgatagatagatagatagatagatagatagatagatagatagatagatagatagatatttattgatcccaagctgggacatTGTTTTGTTTCAGCAgcagacatgcaaaaagaaaaagacacactcACTGGACAACCTAAAATACAATTTATGGGAAAAAAACCCCCCTCAGATCTACAGAGATAGTATAAATAAATATAGGGTTCTGTTCTAATTCATGTCTCGTCATGGCTGTGTGTGTTATACATAGATAGatatttattgatcccaagctgggacattgttttgtttaaaaaaaaaaaaaaaaagacactcacTGTACAACCTAAAATACAATTTATgggggaaccccccccccccccccagatctaCAGAgataatataaataaatacaggGTTCTGTTCTAATTCATGTCTCATCACGGCTGTGTGTGTTATACAGAAAAGTCTTGTGTGCTTTCATGTTCGGATAATAATCTGCAAATAAAATAGAAACATTAGTTATTATTTATTGTCTATTCTTGTAGAGGACACAAAGAAACAAAAACTACACCACATATAGGTTATGTACTGTATAGAATAATACATTCATTAAACACTTAGATCTACACGAACAGTCAGGCCACCCGTCCAGGCCCATCCTTTTACGTACAGTGTTCTATGTGTTATATAAGATGCTCAGGTAAAGTCAGGTCTTGGTTGGGGGCTGTAGCTGGAAACTGAACCCACTAAAGCCCAGGAGCCGTAGTGTATCCTGGGCTTGTCTCTTTAATGATGGACCCCTAGGGGGCAAGGATGCTGGCAGTGCGGTACAGCTGATCATAAGAAACACGCAGTGCTGCATTACAAGAGAGCCTCATTAGGAGCATTTTCTCTCCTGTACTCACAACACTCCCCTCCCCCAGTGTTCATCTCCACAAGCACCACCCACTGCGCACAGTGGGCCAGGGAAACAGGACACCTCGACCTGCTGTACAATGAGACCTTACAGGGTCCGGGTCATTATGTAGAAAGCACGGCACCGTTATAGATAAATGCATTTTTTGGAAATGTAATGCACGTTGTTATTATTATGAAGAAAATACAGTATGTTCTAGTAGTGCACATAATGTCTGAATGTCTGAACGAAAACAGTTTTTAGAAAATGAGTCATAAAAGAAAGTTACGTCTTCTCGATTAATATATCTCGACCATCCGATCTCTTCCAGAATTCAATTCGCCACAACctgtctctgaacaagtgctttatgAAGGTCCCCAGGCAGAAGGACGAGCCGGGAAAGGGAGGCTTCTGGCAAATCGATCCCCAGTATGCAGACATGTTTGTGAATGGCGTCTTCAAACGAAGGCGAATGCCTGCTACGAATTTCAGCACCCAGAGACAAAACAGAATTCTGTCTACTTGTTCCTCTTACAGCCCTCAGCGCAACACACAAACAGGCATGAATCACTACCAAGAACCTGTAGCAGGAAGCAAGCGCAAACAGGCCTGTCCCAAACGAGCGGGAAAACTAGGGAGAATGTCCCAGTCTCCCCTGTTGGCGAGCGAGATCAAAACATCAGATGTGCTCCGGGGAGATTTCGACCTGGCCTCAGTGTTTGATGATGTCCTCAGTGGAAATGGCAGCACGTTTGAGGACCTGGACATCAACACTGCTCTGAGTTCCCTCGGCTGTGAGATTGAGGTGTCCGCTCAGAACCAGCACGTGTCCACTGTGTCCAAATGGTACAGCAACGAGGATGAGCAGGCCTGTGCTTACTTGGAAATGAGCAGCATGATGGGATGTAGCATAGAAGACTTTCAATGCCAGCAGCAGCAGCCACAGCAGCAGCAGATACAGACCCATCAGCAATATTACGAGGGACTGGCACTGTTTTCAGACCTGCCACAGCAGCAGCAACCCTGGGAGATTAAAGAGGAGGCGCAGGCTATTCCTCTGTCTCTGGATCAGGGCTACGGTCTGTGTGAAGGATTTTTCTCTGAGATGCCTATGTGGGAGAGGGGAGAGGTGTTTCCCTGAACACATGCACTGTCCGTGCTGGTCTGCTGGCCTGCTGACTTTTGTTTTGCTACATTAGCATAATGAAATACTATGTAATTATAACTTTTTACTTgctttggatttttttcccctgagAATCTATGCTAAACATTGATAATAATGAtccatattctttttttttttttaagaattaaaaaCCATGGTTGGATTCAATAACACGCTAATGACTCCTGTGGTACATATCAAAGTAGTGGCAAATTCTGTGTAGATCAATCAAGTTAAATCTATATTAATTTTAGTTCACTTGATATTGTAGATATGATCATAATATGAATATGTGATATttttacatctttaaaaaaatcagatattggatgggaagggGATGCAACAAGCCAAAGtgctttgcagaaatattttcagagATTTTCAGAACTCCAGCACAAGCACTTTGAGGTACTGTTTAAGTTTCATTCCTATATATCAACCTTGTAATTTATTTGATAAAATGTGAGAAAATGcagtttctttcttcttctttcttttttttttacagttcctttctttttttacacaAACTGTTTCAAATGCCAttgtcctgatttttttttttgtattattaattGTTAGGAGCAATATCATTTTAAGGCAAGGACTGTTTTAGATTTGTATTTGTATCAAGTTACCTAACATGCAACTTGAACCTAATTATATCCTGTACTTGAATAAAAGGATCAACCATCTCTGAAAGTTGTGGTGTAATATACATCAGACAGTCCAGTGCTGTTTTAACCCTGGTGCTCAGTATAAACATTTATATACGACAAAACTGACCACAGCTGTTTAAAAGGTAAGTCCCTGGGATTACTGTAAGTCTCCAACAATATAATAATATTATACAAGAGTCTCAGTAGTTAAGCAAGGGAAAATTTAGCTCAAACCCCTTTCTGTAAGGTTGGGAAATCCACCATTTATTATTTTACTCAAAGGTTTTAGGTTCAATTACCAGTGCCCTCCTCATGTTTCTTCCAGCCATAGCATCTTTTAGgggacatttaaataaataaagtatcaGCTTTGTGTGGATGATACTGGTGTCTTCTTAATACGCTTTGATGGTTGTGTTGCAGCTTTCTGGGGTATGCACTCATCAAGCTGAATAAAAAACGAGTTTTAAAATTGTACATTATTATAATTTAGGAATCTCCTCTAGTCACAAAATCAGCTCATTACATTTTAATTGTCTGGATATTGATCACCGAGCCTGAGTCAGTCACTCCAGCTGAACATGATGCCACACACAGGTCATCATTCTATACCAGCTTCTCTGTTCTCAAGCCGTTCTTGTGTTTTATTGACAGAACGGTTTACTTATCAACAAGCACTGTTTAGATATGTTTTGGACATGTCTGGACTGGCCTACCTTCTTTAAATGACTTTCAGTTACACTGAATAAATAACGGTAATACTGCTTGTGTTTTCCTCCAGACCTCTGCTGTGCTGAACTTCACCCTTTATGGGTTTATAAAGTGAGAATATGGTTGGGCAAACTTAAACACTGATAACCTTTTCACAAATCACATGCATGAACGATTTCAAagtagctgaaaaaaaaaaaccatccaagtACAACACAGAACTTATTCATAAGTATTTGAATCAGGCGCTGGTTTTGGATCTTATAGTGTTGTCGTGGAAAAAACCCAGGAGGAATATACTGTAAATAGAAACAAGTATTGTatttacgttttttattttttaaatctggcTTTGTTTTAGTTTCCAAATCCTACATTGGAAAACGCCAGTGAAATTCCAGTGCATTTGGGGCAAAAAGTAATACTTTCACATTTTAAAATCTCTTTTTAATGAAAAAAGGATAAAAAGGAAAGGATTATACAATCATGTTGGCACTGCCTCCTTGTGCTGGAGGTCACTGCCTAGGGACCCCTCCGGATCCGTAGGATATTTCACATTCCTAGAACTTCAGGGAGAAGCAGGATTGCTAATTCCAACTCCCTATGGTTAAGCTAAACAAAGCAATGGTCAACATGTGAAGCATTTCCTCAGTATTCATATTCGTGTTTGCTGTCTCACCGTGTGCCTCTCTGCAGAGCCGTGAGCAGGTTGAGGACAGAGTGCACCAACCTGATGTGCAGCTTTCTGTCTTGGTGAAAGAAAGTGGTGTAGCACAAATGAGTTAGAGCTTTCATGATGGTGTGGGTGGAGAGGCTAAGAGGCGGAGGAGGTGATGAGTGCGTCCTACGGGAGACATTTTTATGTGGAGGTGGGCTGGAAGAGCTCCTTGGCAGTACAGATAACATTATCTCCCCAGTGTCACAGCCCCAGTGCTGTATTTACACGGGACACAGTCTCTACTCAGGCCCAGCAAGCGGACCTGTCAGCAGGAACAAGGGCTGCTGTCACGGCAGGGCTGCCCAGCTCTGCTTTATTTCCCCCTGGGCACGGCTGGCAGCCTCTGATTACGGGCGTTATGTAGGCATGCCAGCCAGATTTCACACCGAGACACAGGGCAGCCTTGCTGTACAGCTTGCAAAAACCACTGCACCAAGAATCAGCTTTATGTTTGGGAAAGTACAAGTCAATTTTCATTGATATCTTGGGTAAGATGATGTATAGAACAGCATTTCTAGAACAATAAGATAAGGAATCGGGCCAGATTAAAACAATTTCAAAAGAGGATATTTTCTTTGTACAGTCTTACATGACAAAAAAGATGCAAAAGTGATGTTGAGCATTTACTGACATATTTTCCCGTTTAAAGTCAGTCTTCATATAAGTGAAAAGTGCATCGAATGAAGTTTGTGTCAGACTTCAGAGAAGACTTTTCATTTTGAGACATTGTCCTTATCTCATTTGGAGCTTGACTAAACCACACAAACCCTTTTATTCTGGTCTGGATTGGAGGGACACCCACAGGACTAGGGTAAAGGGCAAAAGTAATTTTGAAAATACTTTAGAGAGCTATTATGTGATGGTGACATTTGGTGCATAAAAGATAAAACTGCACCATTTATTCAAAATTATTGGGTTAGACCATTGCACTTAGTGCAAGTATCACTTTGACAACTCTTTCACACTATACAAGGCTGTTCATGTTTATCCAAAAAACCTGGCCTTGCTTTATAATCCAAAATATAATCcattccggggcggcacggtggtgtagtggttagcgctgtcgcctcacagcaagaaggtctgggttcgaggtctgggttcgagccctgtggccggcgagggcctttctgtgtggagtttgcatgttctccccgtgtctgtgtgggtttcctccgggtgctccggttttccccacagtccaaagacatgcaggttaggttaactggtgactctaaattgaccgtaggtgtgaatgtgagtgtgaatggttgtctgtgtcagccctgtgatgacctggcgacttgtccagggtgtaccccgcctttcgcccgtagtcagctgggataggctccagcttgcctgcgaccctgtagaacaggataaagcggctagagataatgagatgagatgagatcacaattTTATAGTTGTTTATTTAATATGTTAATCAATCATACAAATACCGTCTCAGTATCTTTTATTAATTGTCAATTGTTCTTGAATTAAAGGCCAGGAAAAGTACTGTCCTTAAAGGAGAATCAATTTGTGGTTCAAATTTAAGTTCATCATCCATCTTTTCCAAAACTGTTATCAACAACCAATCCGGCACTGTGatctgatttttatttatttatttaaaccccCCTTCTTAAACTAATTCAGAACTTTGATCGCAACAGAAACCTTGTCATTTTGGCTGCAATGCAGTATAAAGGATGCACTCACACAGGACTTTGCCTTTCACAAACTCACCCTTTGTGGACGCAACGTTTAAAATGCAGAGCCTGTGTTTTATGTGTTTTTAATATGCTAATTATAACTATTGTGCTGAAACTGTCCAAACACAAATACATATACAAGCTCGTAAATTTGGACAGCTGTTTACGCCTCTGTGACAAAGTCTCTATAGCAGTGAgtgaaaagacatgcagttagaaacCTTTTGAAATGCTTCCTCACGCacagacagcagacagcctctgctCACCCATCTCTCCCAGGCTAAATGAGCATTTAAAATATACTGCATATGGGCAGttaaggttttttttcccccataaaaAAAGATTGTTTAGTACTGTTTACTGATTATTGCAATCACCTGTAGTTTTgcattaacaataataataataataataataataataataataataataataataataaactatacTCATATGCATTCTTTTTACTTTGATGACGTAGATGGATGTGCTATCAAACAGCCTCCATGTTGACTAGTTGAGGTACTCTCATCTTCCATAAGAGTAAGAGAATTTCAGCATCAGGGAACTGTGATATATGCTTCACTTCCACGGTATGTTGATTTACCACATATAGTGGTGAATTAACTTTCAGTGTTCATTTGTGTTCATCTGCAGTTAAATGAACACTGGAAGTGTCAATTCAACGCTGCGTATTTTGCTGTGCAGAAAAAGATTGAGCTGTGATTGGAATTTAGAATGAGCTCAGAGTTCTTCTAAATGTCACTCCTTCGCTCCTCTTTCATCTCCTCTGCGTGCCATAAAGTGAGCTGCAGACTAGGGTGCTGGCTGGCAAGCTGGCTACTCAAAAGCATTCCTCCAGGGTCTCTCAGGTCTCTCTGGGGCtgaaggaagggggagagagagagagagggagagagagagagagagagagagagagagaagccagaGGCCAGCatgttggtgtgtgcaggacaagaGGCACCATCCTGGAGCTTGGCCACACACTGTGCCCCATGCCAGGGAGATGAGGGGGGGGGGaaaaactactccaactcctttctttttcttttaccaTCCAAAGTACTTGTAACAATTGCTTTCATAccacagaaatctccttttttctgcCCTTTAAGTATGAACCAATGAAGGACAAATGCTATTTTAAAgggtaaaaaaaattcaaattcacACAAATTTGTCACGTCAAATGTAGTACAATTGTTtgtccaaattttgaatttcatctACAAAGATAATgtaagaatttatttatttatttatttattgctatgGTGGAAACCATAATCCACCAACAATTTTATTTTTAGTTTGTTATTTTAACCATTTCAAAAATAGTTCTAGTGCTAGAAAGTTCACAAAACCACAAACCTTTCTGTCTCCAGTAGATATCGTTGGCTAATAGACAAAATATTATTGTACCCATTTAAGCAATCTGCTATGTATTTGTGTTATAAGCACTATAAGGAATTTGTTCATAGGCAGTCATAAGCTGCTTTTGTTCTTTTATTATGAACTATTTGAGCAACATTTGGAAATCTTTTCTGATTGACATTTCAAGTGAGTGAGAAAATCTGCATTTTCATAGACTACACATTTATGTGTGAACACCTTTATCCTGCTGTGTGCACATCCACAGCCCTTTAAACCCCACCACCGCCACCACCACTCCTTTGCTTTTCTCTCGCCTCTTATTTGATTAGCCATGCTTTGGTTTTGTGTGCTGCTTCGCATTTAATGCTTGTGAAGGGCAATTCAACACCCTTTCTGTAAGCCGGCGCTCCATCTCTCCTCGTTAAAGGCAGTGGCGTGTTAGTTTGGCTCTCTTGAATCAGATCCTGCTCAGACTCTGTCACCTGCCTCCCAGTCTGTCCACCGCCTACATAGGCCGAGGGAAAGCTCATTAGCTTTAGCGCTCCCAATAACTGGCAGCAGAATTAGCACACGGTTGCATAAACATGACTCTGCTCAGGAGAAACATGAGACCCAGCCTCCATTTGAGTGGCTCCCGTCTGTCCTTCATTATTCATCACTCACCTGAGTACTACGTCCATGGACAAGGTGGTGACAAAGCCTTTATGAGCCTATACACACAGTAACCTGACTTAACACCTTATAAGCAAGTGTGCGTgtgtttaaatttctgtaaaactGGTCAAATTTCTATCCACGAAATGCTCAATCAGTGATTAGAAAGCAGTGTTTAATAAAGGATTAACATTATATAGGCTTTATAGGCTTTGGTTGCCTTGTGTGTCTCTGCTGCAGCGGGACACTAGTTGGACACTTTACTGGAAATGTGCAGCACATGTTCTTCCAGGAGGTCTGTGGCTTCCTCATTCCCTTTTCACTCCAGGGAGATGGATTTGTTGTTTTGCTTGTTGAATGGAAAGATGTCATCCCTTTCATCAGTAGTACATGAGGCACTCTCTGGAGGGCTCCCATTTTCGGGGGCCTGGTCAAGCCCCATGGCCCAGAGTCCGCAGGGGATCTGGAAAGCTTCAGTTTAAGAGAAAATTCAGCTTCTGTTCGGAGACTCTGTAACTCTCTAAAAGAGAGCATTAAGCTAAAAGAATCTGCATGAAAATGCCAAACCTAATGAGACTCAATAATAAATTCTCGATGATAAAAAAAATGCAGCTATTAACCACAGACatttaaatttgtttattgaaacATTCCCAAAGTAAGCCGATAGTCATATTAGACTACAAAATTGACATTAGAGTCAGTGTGAAGGCTGAATCAAAGAGACTGTAGATTGAAGATAGAGGTATATCTGCTGATACCTGAGAGAAGGGGAGAGCAAACACCACCAGGGCTTCATTAAAACTGATTGGGCCCACAgggatcacacctgctcctggcaGATTGGGAATCagtcacacacacatgcgcagtgGCTCCATCATCAAGAGGAACAAGGTTAATATCCGACAAATACAGAATCAGGAGTACATAACTGCAGTGGACTCGAAGAACATGCAGGACTCTCTGCAGGCATCAGTGTGTAGAACATTTCAATATTTCCTTTGATGAGCTTGCTTCCTGTCCTTAATTCCATAATCACAGATCCACTCCTGACATTGCCATGCATGGAGAACACATTTCATCTGAAGCTTTCACTGGTAGCTGTGTATTTGCAGGGTGAAAAGCATGCATGGTTGTCACTGAATACACACTGAATGTGTGCATTTGCTATGCCAGTGGTCTAGCTTTTAGAAATGCTCctgtgagaacacacacacacacacagagatccgAATGCAtggtacagtacagtacagttgCATGGCAGAGCAGTAGGGCAAACTTCTGACGATCTGAAGCTTGCTAATTGGACACATGAGACCTGAGGCGAGTAATAGCTCTCTACTGAGAACAACAGCACAGAGTTGGGAAgtgctatattaaaaaaaatgtctTCGTGTGTAACCATGTGTTAAACATTTTACTGTTTATAATTAAATCGATAGTGTTTGACAACACAGAGCACATCACAAGTGTACTCAAGGATATATAATGTCAAGCCGTGCTTTAATCTATGGTGTCTCATCTTACAAGTTATGGAAAGAAAACACAATCAGAATACAGCGTCTCTCAGCTTTAAGTCTATAGCTGGTAAACAAAATGGGtcattgattttattttttaaaaatgtaatcaAACTTCTTTGTCATGCACGTCTGTTAAGAGAGGGTAATGCGACTTCAGTATTTAATTACAATTTTGAAGTCACCTAAACAACCTCTTAATTATCCCTGTGGTGTCAGTGGTGGGGTAAAGGTATGAGCTGCTATATCTCCAGGGCTCTGCCACAGACCTTACTGTGACCTGTTTGTCCTGAGATGCTGCAGTGTCTCTCTGGAGGCTGTAGTCCTTTGTGCAGGGCATTAATGACAGGATAAGGGATGGGGGTGACGGGCTGGGGTTAGGAGACAATAATACTCGAAGTGTTGACATGGAGAGAGGAACTATTTTGCTTGTGTTTTGCTGTCCGTTTTGGTCATCTAAAGTTGTT
Above is a genomic segment from Neoarius graeffei isolate fNeoGra1 chromosome 14, fNeoGra1.pri, whole genome shotgun sequence containing:
- the foxj1b gene encoding forkhead box protein J1-B encodes the protein MPVLTSPEIAKKFKEKWMLLHPEDQEDAGGAVSFDDSLTSLHWLQNFSIMSAAPDRAPGFGWRPQQLVHPPGGTESPSSPPAGDTAASGTAHTPGNPAASCSKLAAASASACTPVYGHSGAQSHEEVDYKTNPHVKPPYSYATLICMAMQASKKTKITLSAIYSWITDNFCYYRHAEPSWQNSIRHNLSLNKCFMKVPRQKDEPGKGGFWQIDPQYADMFVNGVFKRRRMPATNFSTQRQNRILSTCSSYSPQRNTQTGMNHYQEPVAGSKRKQACPKRAGKLGRMSQSPLLASEIKTSDVLRGDFDLASVFDDVLSGNGSTFEDLDINTALSSLGCEIEVSAQNQHVSTVSKWYSNEDEQACAYLEMSSMMGCSIEDFQCQQQQPQQQQIQTHQQYYEGLALFSDLPQQQQPWEIKEEAQAIPLSLDQGYGLCEGFFSEMPMWERGEVFP